From the genome of Geminocystis herdmanii PCC 6308, one region includes:
- a CDS encoding hybrid fatty acyl-AMP ligase/type I polyketide synthase, translating into MGYVKHSNFVNLLQERAVSQPDKVIFTFLGDGEAQTESLTYQQLDSQAKAIAQHLSRTAKNLLGHQVQGERALLLYQPGLEFITAFLGCLYAGIIATPAYPPRQNRSFARLDTIIKDAGAVFALTTESLKQKIEQKLTKHNNITCIPTDNIPLDFGKNWQQSPYIQEDNLAFLQYTSGSTGAPKGVMVSHGNLIHNSHLIRTCFNIDSSDTCFSWLPPYHDMGLIGGILQPIYGGISTIVMPPVSFLQRPLRWLKGISKYKVTTTGGPNFAYEMCVNSITEKQKADLDLSSWKLAFSGAEPVRAETIARFSEYFADCGFKQEIFYPCYGMAETTLMVSGGNKHQPPVVKTLSAEALRQNSIVILEDNSSDTQVLVSSGKVASELESLIVNPDTLEVCEDNQVGEIWVKGASVTQGYWQKEEATNNIFHAYTKDGKGAFLRTGDLGFISEGELFVTGRLKDLIIIRGRNHYPQDIEESVAFCHEALNSESGAAFAVEIEQDEHLVITFELKRTFLNKISQDETLKQQIFTEIRNSISLNHELQVYSIVLLKTGSIPKTSSGKITRYACRQGFLDGSLDIVAIWKKGEEEKQPPSIPPINGGSRQEDRKTGRQADNLLISHSVSNIQGWLKENIAQRIGVKASQVDTYQPFINYGLDSLQAVRLTGELEDWLDCRLSPTLIYDYPNIAELSYYLAEEKTVGGEGITEKKPTQLTEKIAIVGVACRFPQANNCDEFWQLLQQGKSAVRSSQRANINYSGGYIDNYDQFDPQFFDISPREAVNIDPQQRILLQVTQEAIENANISLDSLNGSDTGVFIGISSSDYAQLQVKNDWDVNVYTGTGNAGSIAANRISYSYNLLGKSLSVDTACSSSLVAIDLAVNSIKNGECSQAIVGGVNLILSPELTETFEKAGMMAQDSKCKTFSAEADGYVRGEGCGVVILKPLNQAILDRDNILAVIYGTAVNQDGKSNGLTAPSGKAQQRVVKTAWEKAGITEDKINYIEAHGTGTALGDPIELNSLSELLLSSQDEESSPVWVGSTKTNIGHLEAAAGIAGLIKTVLALRHEVIPPLVNFTQLNPYIKIENSRIQIPTESIAWKKSSQPRYAGISSFGFGGTNAHVIIGDEENGEWRMENGEWRMENDSLIPSQLSTIHYSLFTISAQSETALSDLVTRYRGFLETAKDEEFANICYTSNIARSSLKYKLAFVGKNKEEILSQLKVKENKTVENSQIAFLFTGQGSQYSKMGEQLYQTSSYFKNIVDYCEQILNQYLDKPLTEVLFQEENADLLNQTLYTQPALFVIEYALAKLWLSYGIQPSIIMGHSVGEYVAATLAGVFSLEDGLKLIAYRGKLMQTLPLDGGMVCLFTSLDKVEKLINPYNNQVEISVINGDNNIVISGYNHTLEEIIIEAQKHNIKSRKLAVSHGFHSFLMQPILTQFKEIAETIDYNLPQLPLISNVTGKVINEEIATADYWVNHVMKPVKFADSIAYLKNNGYQILLEIGAKPILLGMAKYLLLDGEYIYLPSLEKDSSFQTLLNSLATLYQLGFKINWTNFHQDNPYLEKVQLPNYPWQNSRYWLGDDKQKDNSSLTEALYQIEWIEGDKFPVISSSGKSYLIFSDNALTEKLAENLTTQGNKVYLVYQGKEYRQENNCFWLSNKKEDYQLLWQYFEDSQPPSIFPKNGGSQIGDSFVDDNNNISHSSLIIYGWGLSNQEEENETISLKDSNYLGCLPVINLLQSLVMTSSQPQLWLLTNQSQWVTHQEKINPQGGSLWGLGKIIALEHPEYWGGIIDVEMENLASSSSILQKILFTKNEIDEESPLNPPLLKEEDEKMLAIRGKNIYYPRLRQKQKESLTNNIPSEKISIEIKPSASYLISGGLGALGIQCAKWLISQGAKNLILLSRRQPSVTIQKQLDTWQKQGVNLYLPPVDVTNYEELKTVFQHIKTSLPPLKGIIHSAGILADSLLTTLSIDKLEMVMSPKILGAWNLHQLSLTLPVEFFVNFSSVASMLGSAGQGNYGVANGYLDSFASYRHSLNLPCLTINWGAFDVGMAESKQHSLTASGMELINVHEGIGLLTDLINSPASQLGVMKINWAKIAQKFPTLSTSSYIQDVIPQSVENTPNNLFVELTQADTEEREILLVDYLTKSIELILNFNGNINPDDNLIDLGMDSLMVMEAINNLKTDLQLMLYPREFYERPTISALASYLSQEFAVTHQSSPSHPLPLSPSLPLPLSSSPLSVENITYAKETVNPQPIAFILSSPRSGSTLLRVMLAGNPYLVSPPELHLLPFTTLKERQKQLEASHLDEGLQRTLMDLKGITAEESEALINQWVEENLSIPDLYKILQELSGNRLLVDKSPTYGMEMATLLHAQKMFSNAKYIHLIRHPYSVIESFARLRMDKLLGLSHHGNPYEIGEAIWRKSNENIVDFTSQLDSSRVYRVFYEELVTNPEAIMREMCDFLEVPFSESVLNPYEGERMTDGVRNASMGVGDPNFHSRSTIDANLANHWRKVNLPLLLNPVSTNLAHDFNYTLPREESSIELNNNIEMKEEFMKVGDLNLCVCTWGNPEHPLIVLVHGILDQGYGWDMVARSMAQQGYYIVAPDLRGHGKSDHVSKGCSYNLLDFVADLDSLTNQITDKPFSIVGHSLGTMITSIFASMRPEKVSKLVLVEPILPVETTSFELTNLTSQLDYLVSPPASPIYADVETVAQRLLTTTPSLDKDFALKLAQRITKPVENGVTFTYSPLLTTRAGIVNSIQRQQYLQILSNLTLPLTIIYGDRSNFNRREDLEAQQLAMSQAKKIVLEGGHNLHWEKPFEIASAIISN; encoded by the coding sequence AGTCATGGCAACTTAATTCATAATTCTCACTTAATTCGTACTTGTTTCAATATTGATAGTAGTGATACCTGCTTTTCTTGGCTTCCTCCCTATCATGACATGGGATTAATAGGGGGTATTCTACAACCTATTTACGGAGGAATTAGCACCATTGTTATGCCACCTGTGAGCTTTTTGCAACGCCCACTCCGTTGGCTCAAGGGGATTTCTAAGTATAAAGTTACCACCACAGGAGGACCTAACTTTGCCTACGAAATGTGTGTCAATTCAATCACAGAAAAGCAAAAAGCGGATTTAGACTTAAGCAGTTGGAAACTGGCGTTTAGTGGTGCAGAGCCCGTTAGGGCGGAGACTATTGCCCGATTTAGCGAATATTTCGCCGATTGTGGCTTTAAACAGGAAATTTTTTATCCTTGCTATGGCATGGCGGAAACAACTCTCATGGTTTCAGGGGGGAATAAGCATCAACCGCCTGTGGTAAAAACTTTGTCAGCAGAGGCGTTAAGGCAAAATTCTATCGTTATCCTAGAAGATAATTCCTCAGATACTCAGGTATTGGTTAGTAGTGGTAAGGTGGCTTCGGAGTTGGAGAGTTTAATCGTCAATCCTGATACTTTGGAGGTGTGTGAAGACAATCAAGTGGGAGAGATTTGGGTAAAAGGTGCTAGTGTTACTCAAGGTTATTGGCAAAAAGAGGAGGCTACTAATAATATTTTTCATGCCTATACAAAGGATGGAAAAGGGGCTTTTTTGCGCACGGGAGATTTAGGATTTATTAGCGAGGGGGAGTTGTTTGTTACGGGAAGGTTAAAGGATTTAATTATTATTCGGGGAAGAAATCATTATCCTCAAGATATAGAAGAAAGTGTGGCTTTTTGTCATGAGGCGCTTAATTCAGAAAGTGGCGCCGCTTTTGCTGTGGAAATAGAACAAGATGAGCATTTAGTGATAACCTTTGAGCTAAAACGCACTTTTTTAAATAAAATTAGTCAAGATGAGACTTTAAAGCAACAAATTTTTACAGAAATTCGCAACTCGATCTCCCTTAATCATGAATTGCAGGTTTATAGTATAGTATTGTTAAAAACGGGAAGTATCCCTAAAACGTCTAGTGGGAAGATTACTCGTTATGCTTGTCGTCAAGGGTTTTTAGACGGTAGTTTAGATATTGTGGCAATCTGGAAAAAGGGAGAAGAAGAAAAGCAACCTCCCTCAATCCCCCCTATCAATGGGGGAAGCCGACAGGAAGACAGGAAGACAGGAAGACAGGCAGATAATTTACTCATTTCTCATTCTGTATCTAATATACAGGGTTGGTTAAAAGAAAATATCGCCCAACGCATTGGCGTTAAGGCTTCCCAAGTTGACACCTATCAACCTTTTATTAATTATGGATTGGATTCTTTACAAGCGGTTAGGTTAACAGGAGAGTTGGAAGACTGGCTAGATTGTCGTTTGTCTCCCACCCTCATTTACGACTACCCCAATATTGCTGAGTTATCCTACTATCTAGCAGAAGAAAAAACTGTCGGGGGGGAGGGTATAACAGAAAAAAAACCAACACAGTTAACAGAAAAAATTGCTATTGTTGGTGTTGCCTGTCGTTTTCCTCAAGCTAATAATTGTGATGAATTTTGGCAATTATTACAACAAGGTAAGTCTGCAGTTCGATCGAGCCAGAGAGCGAATATAAACTATAGTGGAGGTTATATTGATAATTATGACCAATTTGATCCACAATTTTTTGACATATCCCCAAGGGAAGCTGTTAATATTGATCCACAACAAAGGATTTTATTACAAGTTACCCAGGAAGCGATCGAAAATGCTAATATTTCCCTTGATAGTTTGAATGGTAGCGATACGGGAGTTTTTATCGGCATCAGTAGTAGCGATTATGCTCAACTTCAGGTAAAAAATGATTGGGATGTTAATGTTTATACTGGCACAGGTAATGCAGGATCGATCGCTGCTAATCGTATATCCTATAGTTATAATCTATTAGGAAAATCTTTAAGTGTCGATACTGCTTGTTCATCTTCCCTTGTAGCCATCGACTTAGCCGTTAATAGTATCAAAAATGGTGAGTGTAGTCAAGCCATTGTTGGCGGAGTTAACCTTATCCTCTCTCCTGAGTTAACGGAGACTTTTGAAAAAGCAGGAATGATGGCGCAAGATAGTAAATGTAAAACCTTTAGCGCCGAAGCCGATGGCTATGTCAGAGGAGAAGGTTGCGGAGTTGTTATCCTTAAACCCCTAAATCAAGCTATACTCGATCGAGATAATATATTAGCAGTAATTTACGGCACTGCTGTCAATCAAGATGGAAAAAGTAACGGCTTAACCGCGCCTTCAGGTAAAGCGCAACAAAGAGTCGTCAAAACTGCATGGGAAAAAGCAGGGATTACCGAAGATAAGATTAATTATATCGAAGCGCACGGCACTGGTACAGCATTAGGTGATCCTATTGAGTTAAATTCCCTCAGTGAGTTATTATTATCTAGTCAAGATGAAGAATCATCTCCTGTGTGGGTAGGCTCAACAAAGACAAATATCGGACATTTGGAGGCGGCGGCAGGAATAGCAGGGTTAATCAAGACAGTATTGGCTTTGCGTCATGAAGTTATCCCTCCCTTAGTCAACTTTACTCAACTTAACCCCTATATAAAGATTGAGAATAGTCGCATCCAAATTCCTACAGAATCCATTGCTTGGAAAAAATCTTCACAACCTCGTTACGCTGGAATTAGCTCATTCGGTTTTGGTGGCACGAATGCCCATGTTATAATCGGTGATGAGGAGAATGGAGAATGGAGAATGGAGAATGGAGAATGGAGAATGGAGAATGATTCCCTTATTCCCTCTCAACTATCAACTATTCACTATTCACTATTCACTATAAGTGCGCAAAGTGAGACGGCGTTGTCAGATTTAGTGACTCGTTATCGAGGGTTTTTAGAAACGGCAAAGGATGAGGAGTTTGCTAATATCTGTTATACCTCTAATATCGCTCGATCGAGCTTAAAATATAAACTCGCTTTTGTTGGGAAAAATAAAGAAGAAATCCTCTCTCAATTAAAAGTAAAAGAAAACAAGACAGTAGAAAATAGTCAAATTGCTTTTTTATTTACAGGGCAAGGATCACAATATAGTAAAATGGGAGAGCAGTTGTATCAAACTTCTTCCTACTTTAAAAATATAGTTGATTATTGTGAGCAAATCTTAAATCAATACCTTGATAAACCCCTCACCGAAGTCTTATTTCAAGAAGAAAATGCCGACTTATTAAATCAAACCCTTTATACTCAACCTGCTTTATTTGTTATCGAATATGCCTTAGCAAAATTATGGTTAAGTTATGGTATTCAACCATCTATTATAATGGGGCATAGTGTCGGAGAATATGTCGCCGCCACTTTAGCAGGAGTTTTCAGTTTAGAAGATGGTTTAAAATTAATTGCTTATCGAGGAAAGTTAATGCAAACCTTACCTCTCGATGGCGGTATGGTATGTTTATTTACCTCTTTAGACAAAGTAGAAAAATTAATTAACCCCTATAACAATCAAGTAGAAATTTCTGTTATCAATGGAGATAATAATATTGTTATTTCTGGTTATAACCACACCTTAGAAGAAATAATCATTGAAGCGCAGAAACATAATATCAAATCAAGAAAATTAGCAGTATCCCATGGTTTTCATTCCTTCTTAATGCAACCTATCTTGACTCAATTTAAGGAAATCGCAGAGACTATTGATTATAACTTACCTCAACTTCCTCTTATTTCTAATGTCACAGGAAAGGTAATTAATGAGGAAATCGCAACAGCAGATTATTGGGTTAATCATGTGATGAAACCTGTCAAATTTGCTGACAGTATCGCCTATTTAAAAAATAATGGTTATCAAATTTTATTAGAAATTGGTGCAAAGCCTATCCTCTTGGGTATGGCAAAATATTTATTATTAGATGGAGAGTATATCTATTTACCTAGTCTCGAAAAAGACTCCTCCTTTCAGACTTTATTAAATAGTTTGGCTACTTTATACCAGTTAGGTTTTAAAATTAATTGGACTAATTTTCATCAAGATAACCCCTATTTAGAAAAAGTACAATTACCAAATTATCCTTGGCAAAATAGTCGTTATTGGTTAGGAGATGATAAGCAAAAAGATAACTCCTCGTTAACAGAAGCCTTATATCAAATTGAGTGGATTGAAGGGGATAAGTTTCCTGTTATTTCTTCTTCTGGAAAAAGTTATTTAATTTTTAGTGATAATGCCTTAACGGAAAAGTTAGCAGAAAATTTGACAACTCAAGGAAACAAGGTTTATTTAGTCTATCAAGGTAAAGAATATCGACAAGAAAATAACTGTTTTTGGTTAAGCAATAAAAAGGAAGACTATCAATTATTATGGCAATATTTTGAGGATTCACAACCCCCCTCAATCTTCCCTAAAAATGGGGGAAGTCAAATAGGGGATTCTTTTGTTGATGACAACAATAACATTTCTCATTCCTCATTAATTATCTATGGTTGGGGTTTAAGCAACCAAGAAGAAGAAAACGAAACTATCAGCTTGAAAGATAGTAACTATTTAGGGTGTCTTCCCGTTATCAACTTACTCCAAAGTTTGGTAATGACTTCTTCTCAACCCCAATTATGGTTACTAACAAATCAAAGTCAATGGGTGACTCACCAAGAAAAAATTAATCCTCAAGGGGGAAGTCTCTGGGGGTTAGGAAAAATTATCGCCCTTGAACATCCCGAATATTGGGGAGGTATCATTGATGTTGAAATGGAAAATCTTGCCTCCTCTTCTTCTATCCTGCAAAAAATTCTATTCACTAAAAATGAAATAGATGAGGAATCCCCCCTTAATCCCCCCTTACTAAAGGAGGAAGATGAAAAGATGTTAGCTATTCGAGGTAAAAATATTTACTACCCTCGTTTACGACAAAAACAAAAAGAGAGTCTAACTAATAATATCCCCTCTGAGAAAATTTCGATCGAGATCAAACCTTCGGCTAGTTATCTGATTAGTGGAGGATTGGGGGCGTTGGGAATCCAATGCGCAAAATGGTTAATTAGTCAAGGGGCAAAAAATTTAATTCTCCTCTCCCGCCGTCAACCTTCGGTAACGATACAAAAACAATTAGATACATGGCAAAAGCAAGGAGTTAATCTTTATCTCCCCCCCGTTGATGTGACTAATTATGAGGAATTAAAGACAGTTTTCCAACATATCAAAACAAGTCTGCCTCCTCTCAAGGGTATCATTCACAGTGCTGGTATCTTAGCTGATAGTCTTTTAACTACCCTTTCTATCGATAAATTAGAAATGGTGATGTCTCCTAAAATCTTGGGCGCTTGGAATTTACATCAACTCTCCCTGACTTTACCTGTTGAATTTTTCGTCAACTTTTCTTCTGTCGCTTCTATGTTGGGTTCAGCAGGACAAGGAAATTATGGAGTAGCCAATGGTTACTTAGATAGTTTTGCGAGTTATCGTCACAGTTTAAATCTTCCCTGTCTAACTATCAACTGGGGTGCGTTTGATGTAGGTATGGCGGAATCGAAACAACATTCTTTGACGGCTTCGGGGATGGAGTTAATAAATGTCCATGAGGGGATAGGATTATTAACAGATTTAATTAACTCTCCTGCTTCGCAACTAGGAGTAATGAAGATTAATTGGGCAAAAATTGCACAAAAATTTCCTACTTTATCCACATCTTCTTATATTCAAGATGTTATTCCTCAATCGGTAGAAAATACTCCTAATAATTTATTTGTGGAGTTGACTCAAGCTGACACGGAAGAAAGAGAGATACTATTAGTTGACTATCTTACCAAGTCGATCGAACTTATCTTAAACTTTAACGGAAATATAAACCCCGATGATAATTTAATTGACTTAGGGATGGATTCTTTAATGGTGATGGAGGCAATTAATAATTTAAAGACTGACTTACAGTTAATGTTATACCCCCGTGAATTTTATGAGCGCCCGACTATCTCCGCCTTGGCTTCTTATTTAAGTCAAGAATTTGCTGTTACTCATCAGTCTTCCCCCTCTCACCCTCTCCCCCTCTCCCCCTCTCTCCCTCTCCCCCTCTCATCCTCTCCCCTTTCGGTGGAAAATATCACCTATGCAAAAGAGACAGTAAACCCCCAGCCTATAGCATTTATATTATCAAGTCCTCGATCGGGTTCTACATTATTAAGGGTAATGTTAGCAGGAAATCCATATCTGGTTTCGCCTCCAGAGTTACATTTACTCCCCTTTACTACCCTCAAAGAAAGACAAAAACAACTGGAAGCCTCTCATCTTGACGAGGGTTTGCAGCGCACTTTGATGGATTTAAAAGGTATCACCGCCGAGGAAAGCGAGGCGTTAATTAATCAATGGGTAGAGGAAAATTTATCTATTCCAGACTTATACAAAATTTTGCAGGAGTTAAGTGGTAATCGTCTCTTGGTGGATAAGTCTCCTACCTATGGTATGGAAATGGCGACTCTCCTCCATGCACAAAAAATGTTTAGTAATGCAAAATATATCCACTTAATTCGTCATCCCTACTCGGTTATCGAATCTTTTGCTCGTTTACGCATGGATAAACTGCTAGGATTGAGTCATCATGGCAACCCCTACGAGATTGGGGAGGCAATCTGGCGTAAGAGTAATGAAAATATTGTTGACTTTACGTCACAACTAGATTCTTCTAGGGTTTATCGAGTATTTTATGAAGAATTAGTGACAAATCCTGAAGCGATTATGAGGGAAATGTGCGACTTTTTGGAAGTGCCTTTTTCGGAGTCTGTGTTGAATCCCTATGAAGGAGAAAGAATGACTGACGGAGTGCGCAATGCTTCTATGGGAGTGGGTGATCCTAATTTTCACTCTCGTTCTACAATAGATGCTAACCTAGCAAATCATTGGCGTAAAGTAAACTTACCCCTCCTGCTTAATCCTGTCTCGACAAATTTAGCCCATGATTTTAACTATACCCTACCCCGTGAGGAAAGTTCGATCGAACTCAATAACAATATTGAGATGAAAGAAGAATTTATGAAGGTGGGAGATTTAAACTTATGTGTTTGCACTTGGGGTAATCCAGAGCATCCTTTAATAGTTCTTGTTCATGGTATCCTTGATCAAGGTTATGGTTGGGATATGGTAGCTCGATCGATGGCACAACAAGGTTATTATATAGTAGCGCCAGATTTAAGAGGACATGGAAAGTCTGATCATGTAAGTAAAGGTTGCTCTTATAATCTACTAGATTTTGTCGCTGATTTAGATAGCCTAACAAATCAAATCACTGATAAACCTTTTTCGATCGTGGGGCATTCCCTCGGTACAATGATAACCAGTATATTTGCTAGTATGCGCCCTGAAAAGGTAAGTAAATTAGTATTAGTTGAGCCAATTTTACCTGTAGAAACGACATCTTTTGAGTTAACTAACCTTACCAGTCAATTAGACTATCTGGTGTCGCCTCCTGCTTCTCCTATTTATGCAGATGTGGAAACAGTGGCGCAAAGATTATTAACTACTACCCCCTCTCTTGATAAAGATTTTGCTTTAAAATTAGCCCAACGTATCACTAAACCTGTAGAAAATGGGGTAACTTTTACCTATTCTCCCCTTTTAACTACCCGTGCCGGTATTGTTAATAGTATCCAACGTCAGCAATATTTACAAATACTATCTAATCTCACCCTACCGTTAACTATTATATACGGCGATCGAAGTAATTTTAACCGTAGAGAGGATTTGGAGGCGCAACAATTAGCGATGTCTCAAGCTAAGAAAATCGTTTTAGAAGGAGGGCATAATTTACATTGGGAGAAACCTTTTGAGATAGCTTCTGCTATTATCTCTAATTAG